The region AAGTGTTCGTAATTCATAGAGTATCCTATAGTAAAAAGTTTCTATAGGAGAATATACATGTAAATTTTGTTCAAATAACTTTAGGGTTATATTTATTTCCAAAGGTTTGGAAAAGAATCTCTCAAACCAGTAATAACGAACTGAATAGCAAGGGCGGCAATTAAAATTCCCATAATGCGTCCCATTAAATTTAATCCTGTTTTACCTAATACTCTGTAAAGATGCTGACTAAATTTGAGAGTTAAAGAACTAACCCACATCACAAGGACAATAGCTAGAGTTAAGAGAAAGTAATAATAAATATTATTTGCATTTGTGGCTTGTGCCACAACTGTAGAAATAGCTCCGGGTCCTGCCAATAGAGGCATTGCTAAAGGAACTATGGAGATATCATCTTTATGTTTGCTTTCATCTTCTTCATCATGATTTATTTTTTCTGATGAACCCATCATATGCTCAAGTGCAAATTTAAGCAGTAGAATACCTCCAGCTATGCGTAAGGCTGAAATAGATATACCAAAAATATTTAAAACGCTCATCCCTGTAAAGGCGAATACAAGAAGTATAGATGAAGCGACTAAGACGGCTTTTCGTCTGGTTT is a window of Pigmentibacter ruber DNA encoding:
- a CDS encoding MarC family protein; the protein is MDFITSLMDQSSAVGAAIAYLFTTFISVFVMVDPFAAIPVYLLLTERFTPTDVKKTRRKAVLVASSILLVFAFTGMSVLNIFGISISALRIAGGILLLKFALEHMMGSSEKINHDEEDESKHKDDISIVPLAMPLLAGPGAISTVVAQATNANNIYYYFLLTLAIVLVMWVSSLTLKFSQHLYRVLGKTGLNLMGRIMGILIAALAIQFVITGLRDSFPNLWK